Below is a window of Edaphobacter bradus DNA.
CTTCTTGTCATCGGAGCCGGACCCACCGGCATGGCCTGTGCGATCGAGGCGCAGCGTGCCGGATTCAAAGCCGTGCTCGTCGATAAAGGCTGTCTCTGCAACTCGCTCTTCCACTACCCGGCGCACATGACCTTCTTCACCACGCCGGAGCTGCTGGAGATCGGTGACATCCCATTTTCCAGCCCCAACCAGAAGCCGAACCGCAACGAGGCGCTCGAATACTACCGCAAGGTCTCCGAGCATTATCACCTCGACGTGCGGCAGTACGAGAACGTCGAGCGCGTCACCGGCTCCGACGGAAGTTTCGTCGTCCACACCACCGATCGCTTCGGCCGCCCTCTCGCGCATCGCGCCCGCAAGCTCGTCATCGCGACCGGTTACTACGATCTGCCGAACTACCTCAACATTCCGGGTGAAGATCTGAATAAGGTGCGGCACTATTACGACGAGCCGCATCCGTTCTTCGGGCTCGACGTCGTCGTGATCGGCGGCAAGAACTCCGCTGCAATCGCCGCGCTCGATCTCTGGCGGCACGGAGCGCGAGTGACGCTCGTGCATCGCGGCCCCGAGA
It encodes the following:
- a CDS encoding YpdA family putative bacillithiol disulfide reductase, with product MSESHARDTTEPQADLLVIGAGPTGMACAIEAQRAGFKAVLVDKGCLCNSLFHYPAHMTFFTTPELLEIGDIPFSSPNQKPNRNEALEYYRKVSEHYHLDVRQYENVERVTGSDGSFVVHTTDRFGRPLAHRARKLVIATGYYDLPNYLNIPGEDLNKVRHYYDEPHPFFGLDVVVIGGKNSAAIAALDLWRHGARVTLVHRGPEMHRHVKYWILPDINNRIKNGELTAYFNSSVTHIAEDEITLATPQGLLTIPNHFVFALTGYHPDFEFIERLGIKLDEDNHRTPVCDPVTLESNVPGIYLAGVVIAGERTNEIFIENGRFHGQQIAADLQAKNVSASVFD